The sequence TACGAAAACTTTGTTTCGATATTACAATTTATCTGAGTctataagtataaaatatatacaaaaattatgtatGTACATCGGTCACTCCGAATACTTAGAATTAAGTATCAACCGTATTGGCTATCACTCTTTACGTTGGGTGAACTTGCTGAATCTAAACttaattaacaattcaatGGCAATAGAATCACCACCGCTTCATATATTATCTCTTAGGCGTATCATATGATATCGTAAATCTATGGTTTGAATCAAATAATGGTTCGGATACTGAAAGTTCTTCAACATCAAATGACATCCGTGATGatgaaatgaatattaattccGATATTTgtggcttttttttaattgataattttaaaagacaatAGCAGACactagttcatttttttcgttgGTGATCTGAATAGTTGGACGATGAATTTCataaacagatttttttttcttaagctCATCTTTGGCCTTAGGACAgtgaaatactaaaaaaactCCGCTGATAATTCCCAAGATACCAATTACGATACAAAGACCAATGACCCAGGAAATAGTCGATGGACATAATTTATCTAGAGCCATTGTAAAAATAGATACGTTAGTTCCATCGcaggtgattttttttaactcggGAATTTTCTCTTCCATTACttgaataaaactaaataaattacgtgTAGCACAGTTACATTCCCATTCGTTACCATGCAAACTCAGacttttaagtttttttgaaGTTCGCAGTAAGTCTAGTACTTTTTTGTCAATTCTTTGTAAATTATTGTGGTCTAAATACagtttttctaaattatctGATGGCAAGTCTATTGTAATTTCATCTATTTTGTTGTTTGACAATGAAAGAACAGTGGTATGATTGTAcccaatttgtttttttgaaggaaTTCTCGTCAAATGATTACCAGTTagatttaattcaatattcgATCCAGGGAGCCAAGGAATAGCATCCGGTGCTTTATTGAGCTGACGGTAAGAACAATCTACCAACAAAGTTTTGTCTTCTGGTCTTATTGTACAGCTGCAGACCGAAGGACATTCCCCAGTAATATTTTCCAAGGGTTTAtctaatttacatatataactaTCAGTCTCAGTTTCCGGTCTActgcatttaaatttatcaattgctGATTTaatcaattcattattaacatccttatatttttcttctaaATATATTCTCATTTTGTACAACTCGCAGTTACATTCCACAGGATTGTTTTCaatgtttataaaagttttacgattttcattgtatttactgaaaatttcaattgctctatagtcaattttatttaagtcatTGAAGGATAAGTCGACATATACTTTATTAGATAGAAATTGCAGTTCTATTTGCTGTAacaattaatgaaagttttattattttaattaataaataatcataataataacgattTGATGGTGAAGTCACTACACGacaggttttttttatatttgttattaaaggAATCACAGTTTTCCTCGTCTAATTGACAAagtattttttagatattatGCTTCGCATGAGTGATTAGATGTGgactaataattttagtttttacttCATAAACATCTTGCAAATGGTCTGAAGTAGAATATACTTAcatcaactttactgatgagcccagcaaGTATGTTCGGGGCGAAATCATTTAATGATAACATTTTTAAGACttggattttatttgataaatgtatGGTATTACAGTGCGCatcactaaaattattagtcTACATGTAATCACTCATGCAAAGAGTAgaatctaaaatattttttatcaattaagtAGATAAGGAGAGCCGTTccgatttatttaataacaaataattaaaaaaataacaataattttatgtaaatttgaaaaaaaaaaaataaataaaaattatttataattttaaataaatataattatttttatatttcaaaataaagaaatttaaatttaaatttacccgCACTACAGTCAGATGATTATGACTtagatttaaagtttttaaattgatagcAAAATTCCAATCTgcaaaaatttcatcaatattGTTGTAAGCGAGATTCATATCTACCAAagttttttgagaaaaatgaaatggtGATATTGAACCAAATTCACTTATAAATCTATTTGATTTCAATGCTAGATAATTATGAGAAAAGTCTACAGTTCTAAGATTATGCAGACTTTGAAATGCGAGTGAATCAATTGTTCTCATATTATTATGACTCATATTCAAATAACTCAATGATGATAGcccggtaaaaaaatttctgtaaataaataaaaataaacgaaattacttattatttaaaaataatcttatcaAATAAACATTGTCTAGTTACCTGCCAAGTGACGTTATATCATTATTAGATAAGTCTAGCGACTCTAATCTATTCAAAAATGGAAATGCGTGATCAGAATCGAAGCTATTTGTCGAAAGATAATTTGAGCTAAGAttcaaagttttcaaattatcGCAATCGCTTAGTAATCTATTGGAAATagaggaaattttatttctagataaatctaaatattCCAAGTTATAAACTTGGGAAAATAAATCATCGGGGATATTAATTGCGTTGATATTTgcaattgttataaatttaattaaatgtttaaaatctttgtagtatttcaaattatataaatcagATTGATTGGATGGATTATTGCAAGTGATGATTACGTCTTCGGGATTTTCATACTTTGAAGATATATCTAGATTGTCAATAATGCCGTAATATAAGTAATACGTATCGCTGGAAGCAATTTCACAGGTCTGACAATTTTCGCTTCCTGGGCAATTTGAAGCCCAGACTGAAGATGTGATCAGTGAAACCAGGAAAAAGTATGATAAGCCGCAAgccataattataaaatctgaaaattatttagttaattaaataaactcaagTATGCCAAAAAGAAACGATTTCTtggcacaaaaaattttttctcgccccatgaaaatttttgtttttaattgagAATGGATACAATTTCTTatggcaagtaaaaattttcttggaacgagtaaaagttttttgcaacaagaaatcctttttttatgagttattgtacataagtaataaaaaatatttgtttggtaattttgaaaatgagaaataaaaataaatttatattagagagttattaaaaataatattagcaattagagtatttattattttgcctGAAGTTcccaataatttaaacaatcatGAAAATAAACTACTATATATACTTTAAAGATCAACGattcagataaaaatataagaataataataaaaggcCGTATAATtgcgttaaaatattttagacaCGTCATGTCAtagaaaattaacattttatgagtgttactttaaaaaaaaaaccattttataATGGTCGtatcttttttaaatagtcCTGATAAtacataggaaatttaaaataacaatatgaCCATAATCGCTTAAAACAATATACAGAAGATTTACAATGATTAGGATTTCATGGAAGTTCTCAAAGATTACTTCAATTAGCTAAATCACTTTTTCTTTctattaactttttatgtctatagtaaaaaaaaaaaactaattatcaaTGGACATGAGTAAgttgtcatttatttattatttaaaattttcatctctATCTTTACTTAgaactttttaaaatgattcattCTGTCGTTTTaaagtttgaattaaataataatacaattattgtttgaattaatagcaaaatttaataataaaaaaatttaattttgtaatctcaaaattttttaaaatttaaatttgagtaattatgtaatatgaagaaaaaaaaatatagataacttttactttcattttggcaattattacatttaattagaataattatggcagaaaattttcaaattattaaattaggCGGCACGACgtgtttttttgaattttaattttgaattgtaaaattaaaaaaaaatgaattagaaataatttaataaaaaatctgaaatatatatgtatgaatattttttcatttaacatGAACTAAACTCAAGTTGATGATTAATTACatgactaattaaaaaaacaagattTGTTGAAACTGTAGTAagcaaaaattgtttttaccttttttttctagctgtcaataaaaattactaaaatttagtAACTACGTTCTGTTTATATCCTTCAGAGTTCAAATTAAAACCGATTGATgacataaaatcaaaaatatttttacatgtgtacttagaattaaataaagtaatacaGCGCACTCGAAGTGCTCGTGGAAGTTATTCGACGAAGACTAACTACGCACTCATACCAACTAATGAATCCCCAAACTTTCGGAGTCCCTCGACTTAATCGTCAATGAGGCATAGACGTAGGTATCTTTTCTACTAATTGTTAGCAAATTTAAGTTAAGtgaaaatggaaaatatatatatatatatattaaagaaaACACTTTTGGCTACCTCAAAGTTTTAAGTCGACACGACACGTAAGGTCACAATGACTCATGAAAAATAAGACTATTATACAAAAgtgtaaaatatacatctaGAATTGTAGACAGTGCAGCAAATATAATGCCAGTGTGATCCTACTGGCGACATTTGATATGGAAAAAGGACGATTCTAAGAAAAATAGACAATAAGTCTGGGCTTTAGAATTCGCAGTTTTTAATTACGTCATTATACTTCATGGATCGGATACGAGAAAGGGCTGATACACTGTAGAAACATTGCGTGAACAAGGACTAAttccggagtgaatgcggactGAATGactatgtatttatataatctcctcagagtaaaattcactcctaAAGGGAGTttagtttaatattaaaaatttgaattgcaaTGAATACAGATTTAAATACAATCGAGATTACACCGAATGACGGAGAGAAtttggattgaaataaaatccttaATCattccgaattcactcccgattttttacagtgtcaattaaatgagtttttttatttacactgtgCAGAAAGAAGGCTACTAAATTTTAACTAATGCATAAGGATAGAAGTACTATTTGCGGCCactgtttaatttttggacatttaatattttattttaataaatgaaaaagtataaaataaaatttccattgtaACAGTGACATGAGTCTTTGTAcataatttagaaattaattatttcttttacgaattattttatttatatttttcatgtgtCAAAAACTGGCCTTCAAGTGGCCAAAAACTGTACCTCTACCCTATCTCTGACtcaagaattaaattaaataattattttaattaaggagatactgtatttttttaaattaacttttgtgAGAAGAAAGTTAATACTTACGTTTATCGTCAATATGACAATTTTCagtgtaaagaaaattttttaaataataataataataatccattTTTGGAACaaagatatatacatatatattttttatttaattatacaaaatgaataagtacagcaaactaaataataattacattaatattttggATTACAACTAATTACATAAAGAGATATGTACATTTTACTGAATAAGTTATTAGGCTACGAACACAAACAtgatatataagtatatccTTCAAATAAATGGAgttatatgtacataaatagaaattatgtttattataacgcacaatatatatctaatttattaaagtatacaaataaaaatttttcttttatgacTTAATAGATGTCGCATTTAAAAATCAAGCGAGAgccatatttttaaaataatgagagtataataataaaattttaaatatttctatcgtattctgccgccattttattttgattcacgatttttaatttttctcccatttctaataagttatttttcaaatgtttcaaTTTACTGCGcaagtaataagaataattaataaattattaatgacaataaaaactTTCGAGTATACCTTTCagtctaattaatataattattaacacaaataaattttaataaaattattaaatttaaattttgaaatttcgcgccatgATAGCGCTACTGCGTGTCACTGTATTcaacgttcaaattttttgctaAAGTGGGGACGGTTGAAAGATCGCAAAATCGATTGCTTTGTATCAACTGGCGGTTCGATAGCagcagtcagtatcatcgaaGACGGCAGTAGTAGTCCTGATCCttctttacgtttaaattgaAACACCGTATTGCAGTTAATTTGCGGAATAATCCACAAAAATGATTGCTCAtagtaattgattaattaaaatgtggagtgtttgtaaaattttaattatgtaaagtGTCTGTGGTGTCGTTAAGTGTTAagtgttcagtgctagtgCAAAGTGTTGCAaattgctgatgctgataacttccaagttcctgagcaaaatcatctggcatcgtctggtgggaaatagcagttaagtgacgtttttttagctgcaatatacttggagcaatttaaattaaatctccaagtgtattaggacacccttctgcatattattcccccaccaaggtttgttcaaacacttgagtgttttttttttttttaattttttaaatacttatttatcatattctgccgccattttattttgacgtacgatttttagttttctccaatttctaataatttatttttcaaatatttaaatttaccgcgcaagtaataagaataattgaTAAGGGTACATTTCAAAATGCGTTACGCTACACCTGCTCGAAATTTCTTCGGTGTTTTCGGCGCgcattactaaaattaatttttaaaatagttgtGGTACATTGGATTATCCAAATCCAgtaacataattatataactaAAATATCTGGAGTACATTTTTCAATCTTCTCGGTCAATAATTTTGATgtcttatcattatcattgttGATTTGTAAAGTCGGATGATGAGTTTTGAACACAGTCTTATTTTTCTTCACCAAACTTTTAGAATGAGGAAGAGCGTATCTCAATTTGTCCCAGAACCATGGGTCTTCCCACTGGACATAAGTATTCATATTGAGATACGCCTTCAATTCAGGATCAGCGATATCCGATGGCTGGATACCGCCATAAAGAATAACAATAACTCGAGCTCGTCCTTCATCAAGTGCTCGATTATGAGCAGCACGAAACTCCAATTTACCCCAGATACTGTCCAAATAATTTGGAGAAAGAACAATAATTATTCGACGAGATTGATCAACAGATTTTGAGATTTGTTGAGGAACCCATTCACCTGCTATCCAACTATGATAATTTACACAGAGTTTCAGTGGATTAGGTCCTTGTCGTAGCTTTGGAACTAACTCATATGCTATGAATTCTTCATCCTTGTGCGAAAAGCTTATGAATgcatcgaaaattttatttttgtcaagcTCTTCTTCAGTAACAAACCAGAGACACAACTCATGAGCGTACAGCCATACTTTTATTTCGTGTTCATAATGACAATACCATACGAAAAGACTTCCAATAATTATTCCTATAATAGCGATTATGATACAAACATAAATTACCCACTCGAGGTTCAATAGACACAATTCCTCAGGAGTAATTTTAGAAATAGGTATTTTATTGTGGccgtaagttattttttgtagttCGGGAATTTTCACTTGCATCTTCtggataaattttagtaaattacGTGAATCACAATCGAATGCCAGTTTGTTATTATGTAGAGTGAGATTTCTCAGATGTTTTGATATCTGTAGTATCTCCAAAATTTCATCATCAATATTAGTTATATCATTATTGTCTAAATATAATTCTTCTAAATAGTTGAACGACATATTTAGTGGAATTTCACTTATTTTGTTATGTGAAAGTGAAAGAACAGTGACTTGGTTGTATCCAGCttgatttttaaatggaaTTCTTGTTAAATGATTCCCTGTTAAATTGACTTCTATATCAGCGGAAAGGAACCAATTGATGACACTCGGCGCTACTGTAAGTTCTCGATATGAACAGTCGACCAAAAAACGTTGGTCTGCTGGTCTGACTTTGCAGGAGCAATTTTCAGGACACATTCCAATTTCAtcatctaataatattttttcaaattcacaAGTATAAGTTTTGGGTGGGCTAACTTTTCCattgcatttaaatttatcaatagcCAGTTCAAATATTACGGTTGCGAAAGGCATTTTGTTTTCCAAAAATACCAAAGTATTGTACATATTGCAATCACAAATTAacggattatattttatatccaCGGTAATCAAGTTTGAATGATCTTCATTAGAAATTTCAACTTCTCCAAAATAAATCTGCTCTATTTTGTTGAAAGATAAATCCAAGTAAACATCTCGTGATACAAATTGAAGATCTGCCGtctataagtaataaaaaaattatattaaaaaattaatcaaaaaatatttataatgaaattatatcgCGGTACTAATCCCAAAAagacttatatttatatacgcTCTTTTAATTTTAGCAAACTCTTGAAAAACAAAAGGGTACATACAAAgggtatttttttcaatgccgATCGTTTTGCAGACTTATTTTATAactgaaacttgaaaaaaaaattttaaaagcccAAAGGGCATAGGGTAGAAGTAGAAGTAGCATTTGTGGCCACTGTTCCAATTTTTGGACAATTAAtactttgtttaaattaataaaaaaattattcaaaaaagttCCATTGTTAGTatgataaaagtatctttaAACTAGGGCTGTGCGAATCTTGTTCGAATCGAATCGAGTCGAATATCGAATGGTTCGGAagattcgaatagttcgaaattttttcgaatcttcagtaaataatattattgcatctaagaaatttagtatttatggttttattaaatcaaaaaactaTTAGGGAAACCTGGGGCACGAGGGCCCCCttcaaaaattaggtaaatttttttttttttcattttccgtcaagttatgacctctaatgtttttatcatattttatactaatatgtggggtaaaatggaccactcaaaaaaattgcaacgaaaaaatgattttttttattttccgtttagttaattttttcgttacaattttttaagtggtCCGTTTTACCCCACAAATTGgcataaaatatgataaaaacattatagaggtaataacttgacggaaaataaaaaaaatgttcttttttatatgtttttagGGAGTTCTTTCGAGCTATTTGAACCTTTCGAACTAATCGAAcctttcgaactattcgaacaTCGCCTTGAATAATTCGAAGTTTCGAGTATTCGCACACCCCTACTTTAAacacatttaaaatttctaagtggccaaaaacggtATTTCTACTctataacttaaattatacgcccttttggatttcaaaattttttttccaatttttcattttaaaataagtaaataatatgactagcaatgaaaaaaaatgatacggCCTTTTGGATTTAAGCTTAGTGACTAAATTCAAAAGGgcacataaaaatttaagtcctTTTGGAATCAGTGacgcgatatatatataaattcaaatttaccttTAAAGAAGTAACATAATTATGACTGAGATTCAAAGTTCTAATATCAGCTGCTAAAATCCAGTCACCAAAAATTTCACTGATATTATTGTAGGCAAGATTTATTTCTTGTACAGATTTTTTGATGTAGTGAAATggtgaaattgaaataaattcatcaataTAACTGTCCGATTTGAGTgtcaaaaagttattagaaAAGTCGACGTATTTAAGACTTTCCAAATTGTAAAACGCACGTGGGTCTATTGTTATCATGTCGTTGTGACTCATATCCAAATAATTTAGTGATGATAAGCCAGCAAGAAgattactgtaaaaaaattataaacataattattgtttactttttcaaaaatattttcaaaatttataaaataatttacaattaccTGCCAAGTGacgtaatattattattagacaAATGTAGATTCTCTAATTTGTTTAATGACGTAAATGCTTTATCagagaaaaaaagattattagaaaaatgatttgagcTAAGAtccaaagtttttaaatttttacaatcttcAAATAATTCTCGTGGAATGTAAAACAGATGATTCgttgataaattcaattttttcaatccaGTAGTtcctaaaaataaatcttctgGGAGTTGCATGACATGACTGTTTGTTATTTTGacttcttttaaatttttcaagtttacaaaaaatttattgggcAGCAAAGGAAGAAACTGAGCATTATTTGACAATTCAAATGATTCTAATTTCGTGTTATTGTGAAGTAACGTTGGGCTTAGAGTCGAAAAATCATTGTCTGATAAATCTACTTGTTTTAAGTTTGACAAAGGCTCCAATAATTTGGGGGAAATTTTCTTCAGTTGGCTTTTTCTTAACGAAAGATATTCGAGTTTCGAAAAACCTTCAAAGAAATCATTGCCAATGTTTTCCATCATGTTGTCAATCAACGAAATTCTACGGAGACTTTTCAAGTCTTTCAAATATTCTTTCGACAATGACGCAAATCCGTCACCAAATAAAGATGATTGTATCACTAATTTAGTGATATTTACATGTTTATATATTCTTCGAACTGCATTACTGATATCGGTCACCTCAGGAAATTTacattgtagaaaattaacattcaaattatttttattttttgaagaatATGTCAAGTCTGATAACTGAGGccaatttgataaaaattttgagctaATGACAGAATCTACGACATCCTccaataatattgaaattaatttatttttatcaataacacCGTAATAAATTTCGTGCGTATCAGCTGAAACTATTTCATAGTTTTCACATTTGTTACTTTCCGGACACTGTGAAGCCCACGCCGTTGTGATAAATAACAAGTATATTAAAAAGttgttcatattttttaatctgaaaataattatactatttagctttaaagtatttttgtaattatatttttttattacaataataaatataaattgttttataatgaATTCCTTCGAAATG comes from Microplitis demolitor isolate Queensland-Clemson2020A chromosome 8, iyMicDemo2.1a, whole genome shotgun sequence and encodes:
- the LOC103573249 gene encoding toll-like receptor 6, translated to MNNFLIYLLFITTAWASQCPESNKCENYEIVSADTHEIYYGVIDKNKLISILLEDVVDSVISSKFLSNWPQLSDLTYSSKNKNNLNVNFLQCKFPEVTDISNAVRRIYKHVNITKLVIQSSLFGDGFASLSKEYLKDLKSLRRISLIDNMMENIGNDFFEGFSKLEYLSLRKSQLKKISPKLLEPLSNLKQVDLSDNDFSTLSPTLLHNNTKLESFELSNNAQFLPLLPNKFFVNLKNLKEVKITNSHVMQLPEDLFLGTTGLKKLNLSTNHLFYIPRELFEDCKNLKTLDLSSNHFSNNLFFSDKAFTSLNKLENLHLSNNNITSLGSNLLAGLSSLNYLDMSHNDMITIDPRAFYNLESLKYVDFSNNFLTLKSDSYIDEFISISPFHYIKKSVQEINLAYNNISEIFGDWILAADIRTLNLSHNYVTSLKTADLQFVSRDVYLDLSFNKIEQIYFGEVEISNEDHSNLITVDIKYNPLICDCNMYNTLVFLENKMPFATVIFELAIDKFKCNGKVSPPKTYTCEFEKILLDDEIGMCPENCSCKVRPADQRFLVDCSYRELTVAPSVINWFLSADIEVNLTGNHLTRIPFKNQAGYNQVTVLSLSHNKISEIPLNMSFNYLEELYLDNNDITNIDDEILEILQISKHLRNLTLHNNKLAFDCDSRNLLKFIQKMQVKIPELQKITYGHNKIPISKITPEELCLLNLEWVIYVCIIIAIIGIIIGSLFVWYCHYEHEIKVWLYAHELCLWFVTEEELDKNKIFDAFISFSHKDEEFIAYELVPKLRQGPNPLKLCVNYHSWIAGEWVPQQISKSVDQSRRIIIVLSPNYLDSIWGKLEFRAAHNRALDEGRARVIVILYGGIQPSDIADPELKAYLNMNTYVQWEDPWFWDKLRYALPHSKSLVKKNKTVFKTHHPTLQINNDNDKTSKLLTEKIEKCTPDILVIYFIIMACGLSYFFLVSLITSSVWASNCPGSENCQTCEIASSDTYYLYYGIIDNLDISSKYENPEDVIITCNNPSNQSDLYNLKYYKDFKHLIKFITIANINAINIPDDLFSQVYNLEYLDLSRNKISSISNRLLSDCDNLKTLNLSSNYLSTNSFDSDHAFPFLNRLESLDLSNNDITSLGRNFFTGLSSLSYLNMSHNNMRTIDSLAFQSLHNLRTVDFSHNYLALKSNRFISEFGSISPFHFSQKTLVDMNLAYNNIDEIFADWNFAINLKTLNLSHNHLTVVRQIELQFLSNKVYVDLSFNDLNKIDYRAIEIFSKYNENRKTFINIENNPVECNCELYKMRIYLEEKYKDVNNELIKSAIDKFKCSRPETETDSYICKLDKPLENITGECPSVCSCTIRPEDKTLLVDCSYRQLNKAPDAIPWLPGSNIELNLTGNHLTRIPSKKQIGYNHTTVLSLSNNKIDEITIDLPSDNLEKLYLDHNNLQRIDKKVLDLLRTSKKLKSLSLHGNEWECNCATRNLFSFIQVMEEKIPELKKITCDGTNVSIFTMALDKLCPSTISWVIGLCIVIGILGIISGVFLVFHCPKAKDELKKKKSVYEIHRPTIQITNEKNELVSAIVF